One region of Myxococcus fulvus genomic DNA includes:
- a CDS encoding hybrid sensor histidine kinase/response regulator, whose protein sequence is MDTEALKKSLLKKFQEVTADRLQKIQLGVLDLEKETADQAADDVARELHTMKGEARMLGLAAIGQLAHAAEDVLRAEREGRTATEIATDVMLRACDVLSDLIEDLSGANTGTPASEDMVRALAEVSGQAAPAIPGAKPPPPAPAPAPVVAAQVAAPVVRAPVVEAPAAPVAHHAPASGRADEEAPSAAKSAIADRTIRVNVEVLDSLGLLAGDLLVESARGRLRSSETEALFERFSRMGDRFLRLAEALEIPVEVRTQLDRVESDLHMLRDDAFRFVRRNDDGINTLHGNLSKMADHVAEARLVPLSTVFDAFPRAVRDMARTQTKEVDLLIENADIGVDRSMLGDVRDALVHLLRNSVDHGLESPETRQALGKPQTGRIRIRVRVDGDMLHIEVEDDGRGIDPERLRQVAINKRLITAVQAASLSEREAIELIFRPGFSTREQVSELSGRGVGMDVVKRKVETLGGSVGVNSRIGRGTTITLRLPQSLALMKVLLVRLGDDVYGMPAADVEAVMRVKPEDRLEIFGTLAVRHRGKPTALVALGPLLGLNGGNRFDKPPAVVVRHGEDHAALVVDGFVDEREVAVKPCGGEFLKGAPFIAGTAALEDGRIAVLLHVPDIMTEVRRMARPVTQAPAAKRLRVLLVDDSPIARATEGALVKALGHMVEEAQDGEEAYGKVQNNTYDLILTDVQMPKMDGFSLARRLKSTPAVARIPVIILSSLASPEDKRRGLDAGADAYLVKGELGVEVLAQAIDRLT, encoded by the coding sequence ATGGACACCGAGGCTCTCAAGAAATCCCTCCTGAAGAAGTTCCAGGAGGTCACGGCCGACCGCCTCCAGAAGATTCAGCTGGGCGTGTTGGACCTGGAGAAGGAAACCGCGGACCAGGCCGCGGACGACGTCGCGCGCGAGCTGCACACGATGAAGGGAGAGGCCCGCATGCTGGGCCTCGCCGCCATCGGTCAGCTCGCCCACGCGGCGGAGGACGTCCTGCGCGCCGAGCGCGAGGGACGCACGGCCACGGAGATCGCCACGGACGTCATGCTCCGTGCCTGCGACGTCCTGTCGGACCTCATCGAGGACCTGTCCGGCGCCAACACCGGCACGCCCGCCAGCGAGGACATGGTGCGCGCGCTGGCCGAGGTCTCCGGTCAGGCCGCGCCCGCCATCCCGGGTGCGAAGCCCCCGCCTCCCGCTCCGGCGCCCGCCCCCGTGGTGGCCGCGCAGGTAGCGGCGCCCGTGGTCCGGGCTCCGGTGGTGGAGGCCCCCGCCGCGCCCGTGGCGCATCATGCGCCCGCGTCGGGTCGTGCCGACGAGGAGGCCCCGAGCGCCGCCAAGTCGGCCATCGCCGACCGCACCATCCGCGTCAACGTGGAGGTGCTGGACTCGCTGGGCCTGCTCGCCGGCGACCTGCTGGTGGAGAGCGCCCGAGGGAGGCTGCGCAGCTCCGAGACGGAGGCGCTGTTCGAGCGCTTCAGCCGCATGGGCGACCGGTTCCTGCGCCTGGCGGAGGCACTGGAGATCCCGGTGGAGGTGCGCACGCAGCTGGATCGCGTCGAGAGCGACCTGCACATGCTGCGCGACGATGCGTTCCGCTTCGTTCGGCGCAACGACGACGGCATCAATACGCTGCACGGCAACCTGTCGAAGATGGCGGACCACGTGGCCGAGGCCCGGCTGGTGCCGCTGTCCACCGTGTTCGACGCCTTCCCGCGCGCGGTGCGCGACATGGCGCGCACGCAGACGAAGGAAGTGGACCTGCTCATCGAGAACGCCGACATCGGCGTGGACCGGTCCATGCTGGGCGACGTGCGCGACGCGCTGGTGCACCTCTTGCGCAACTCGGTGGACCACGGCCTGGAGTCCCCGGAGACGCGCCAGGCGCTGGGCAAGCCGCAGACGGGCCGCATCCGCATCCGCGTGCGCGTGGACGGCGACATGCTGCACATCGAGGTGGAGGACGACGGGCGCGGCATCGACCCGGAGCGCCTGCGCCAGGTGGCCATCAACAAGCGCCTCATCACCGCGGTGCAGGCCGCCTCGCTGTCGGAGCGAGAGGCCATCGAGCTCATCTTCCGTCCCGGCTTCTCCACCCGCGAGCAGGTCAGCGAGCTGTCCGGCCGCGGCGTGGGCATGGACGTGGTGAAGCGCAAGGTGGAGACGCTCGGCGGCTCCGTGGGCGTCAACAGCCGCATCGGCCGCGGCACCACCATCACCCTGCGGCTGCCCCAGTCGCTCGCGCTGATGAAGGTGCTGCTGGTGCGCCTGGGCGACGACGTCTACGGCATGCCCGCCGCGGACGTCGAGGCCGTGATGCGCGTCAAGCCGGAGGACCGGCTCGAAATCTTCGGCACCCTCGCGGTGCGCCACCGGGGCAAGCCCACGGCGCTCGTCGCGCTGGGGCCGCTGCTGGGCCTCAACGGCGGCAACCGCTTCGACAAGCCGCCGGCCGTCGTCGTGCGCCATGGAGAAGACCACGCGGCGCTGGTCGTCGACGGCTTCGTGGACGAGCGCGAGGTGGCGGTGAAGCCGTGCGGCGGGGAGTTCCTCAAGGGCGCGCCCTTCATCGCGGGCACCGCCGCGCTGGAGGACGGCCGCATCGCCGTGCTGCTGCACGTCCCGGACATCATGACGGAGGTGCGCCGCATGGCGCGGCCCGTCACCCAGGCTCCGGCCGCCAAGCGGCTCCGGGTCCTGCTGGTGGACGACTCGCCCATCGCCCGCGCCACCGAGGGCGCGCTCGTCAAGGCGCTGGGGCACATGGTGGAGGAGGCGCAGGACGGCGAGGAGGCCTACGGCAAGGTGCAGAACAACACCTACGACCTCATCCTCACCGACGTGCAGATGCCGAAGATGGACGGCTTCTCGCTCGCGCGCAGGCTGAAGTCGACCCCCGCCGTGGCACGCATCCCCGTCATCATCCTGTCGTCGCTCGCCTCGCCCGAGGACAAGCGGCGCGGCCTGGATGCGGGCGCGGACGCGTACCTCGTCAAGGGAGAGCTGGGCGTGGAAGTGCTCGCGCAGGCCATCGATCGGCTGACCTGA
- a CDS encoding chemotaxis protein CheB, producing the protein MAFRVLMVGKGLRALAARGLFDGESLVPVGPAEVDFPGALVAVQRHFPDVALVDLTSLEALEAIEQVMAGRPVPVLALHPGALTGQEAFQAMALGALDVMERPALPGPEFWAHVSRKLVMLAQVKAVRQTQTRPSAKLPKEELPPPPYPLVAIAASLGGPKAVAQVLRKIPRDFPAPIAYCQHISEGFTEGLAHWLTMETALGVTEAEHGMVMVPGTVYIAPSGSHLLVRPEGRLELDSGPALRGFRPSCDMLLTSAGESFGSRCVGVILTGMGRDGARGMKEIRERGGRTIAQDESTSAVWGMPREAVLLGAAQEVLPLERIGPTLVQWVEAC; encoded by the coding sequence ATGGCGTTCAGGGTGCTCATGGTGGGCAAGGGGCTGCGCGCGCTCGCGGCCCGGGGCCTGTTCGACGGCGAGTCGCTCGTCCCGGTGGGGCCCGCCGAGGTCGACTTCCCCGGCGCGCTCGTCGCCGTGCAGCGCCACTTCCCGGACGTGGCGCTGGTGGACCTCACCAGTCTGGAGGCGCTGGAGGCCATCGAGCAGGTGATGGCGGGGCGGCCCGTGCCCGTGCTGGCGCTCCACCCCGGGGCCCTCACCGGCCAGGAGGCCTTCCAGGCCATGGCCCTGGGGGCGCTGGACGTGATGGAGCGCCCCGCGCTTCCCGGCCCGGAGTTCTGGGCCCACGTGTCGCGCAAGCTGGTGATGCTGGCCCAGGTGAAGGCCGTGCGGCAGACCCAGACGCGCCCCTCGGCGAAGCTGCCCAAGGAGGAATTGCCCCCGCCGCCCTATCCCCTGGTGGCCATTGCCGCCTCCCTGGGGGGGCCCAAGGCGGTCGCACAGGTACTGCGGAAGATTCCACGAGACTTTCCCGCGCCCATCGCCTACTGCCAGCACATCAGCGAGGGTTTCACGGAGGGCCTCGCGCACTGGCTGACGATGGAGACGGCGCTGGGAGTGACGGAGGCGGAGCACGGCATGGTGATGGTGCCCGGGACGGTGTACATCGCCCCGTCGGGCAGTCACCTGTTGGTGCGACCGGAGGGCAGGTTGGAGCTGGACTCGGGGCCCGCGCTCCGAGGATTCCGGCCCTCGTGTGACATGCTGCTCACTTCGGCCGGGGAGTCCTTCGGCTCGCGCTGTGTCGGAGTCATCCTGACGGGAATGGGGCGGGACGGGGCTCGGGGGATGAAGGAGATCCGGGAGCGGGGAGGGCGGACCATCGCCCAGGATGAGAGCACGTCCGCGGTGTGGGGCATGCCTCGCGAGGCGGTGTTGCTCGGGGCGGCGCAGGAGGTGCTGCCGCTGGAGCGCATCGGCCCCACGTTGGTGCAGTGGGTGGAAGCGTGCTGA
- a CDS encoding CheR family methyltransferase, translating into MLNVSNKVLQQLAALLLERAGLKITPDGFHSLRLALSTRMPVLGIEEPERYLQRLTGVGGEEELRSLLPLVTVGHTEFFRDAKQFRALEKSVLPDLLARARREMRKVSIWSAGCATGEEPYSMAMVLAELGALSVEVDLWATDLNLAAVEAARQGRFSMRRSISIQPERLARFFRPVEDGHEALPALREYIRFDGQNLAVPVFDKVALNSLDLILCRNVIIYFDLPTIRGLMDRFLSALRPGGLLFLGYSESLFKVYDRFEMIEVDGAFVYRRPPSDKGYRPPPLRIHPYPGAADTQARAPEPEPFSPAVYARPAVELAQGARSRASTPDTAATRGPGALSGAFPAVRPLPAASTPPAASGTQPPATTKTNDLGRPRVTVELPAVSPADAVRTRPTVELPAVSAPARTVTGEIPAATAWPKLLPPAERLAMAVRKMTQGDFPAAIQGVQRLLVDEPSDLDALLTLGNLYSLTGRITEAREAFAQAIQREPLCVEARVFGGVAALQAGELREARSELGKALFLEPTLAIGHYLLAQVQERSHDSEAARRSYRNAIAQLRFPQRTLAGHYPEMLDSAEAISRAARYALAALEEQPPH; encoded by the coding sequence GTGCTGAACGTGAGCAACAAAGTGCTTCAGCAGCTGGCCGCGCTCCTCCTGGAGCGCGCGGGGCTGAAGATCACCCCGGATGGGTTCCACAGCTTGCGGCTGGCCCTGTCCACGCGCATGCCCGTGCTCGGCATCGAGGAGCCGGAGCGCTACCTCCAGCGACTGACGGGCGTGGGGGGCGAGGAGGAGCTGCGCTCGCTGTTGCCCCTGGTGACGGTGGGGCACACGGAGTTCTTCCGCGACGCCAAGCAGTTCCGCGCGCTGGAGAAGAGCGTGCTGCCGGACCTGCTCGCCCGCGCGCGTCGGGAGATGCGCAAGGTGTCCATCTGGTCCGCCGGCTGCGCCACGGGCGAGGAGCCCTACAGCATGGCCATGGTGCTGGCGGAGCTGGGCGCGCTCTCCGTGGAGGTGGACCTGTGGGCCACGGACCTGAACCTGGCCGCGGTGGAGGCCGCCCGTCAGGGGCGCTTCTCCATGCGCCGCAGCATCAGCATCCAGCCGGAGCGGCTCGCCCGCTTCTTCCGCCCCGTCGAGGATGGCCACGAGGCCCTGCCCGCGCTGCGTGAGTACATCCGCTTCGACGGACAGAACCTGGCGGTCCCCGTCTTCGACAAGGTCGCGCTGAACTCGCTGGACCTCATCCTCTGCCGCAACGTCATCATCTACTTCGACCTGCCCACCATCCGCGGGCTGATGGACCGCTTCCTGAGCGCGCTGCGGCCCGGGGGGCTCTTGTTCCTCGGGTACTCGGAGAGCCTCTTCAAGGTCTATGATCGCTTCGAGATGATCGAGGTCGACGGCGCCTTCGTGTACCGGCGTCCGCCCAGCGACAAGGGCTACCGTCCGCCGCCGCTGCGCATCCACCCGTACCCCGGCGCCGCCGACACGCAGGCTCGCGCGCCGGAGCCCGAGCCCTTCTCGCCGGCCGTCTACGCGCGCCCCGCGGTGGAGCTGGCCCAGGGCGCCCGCTCGCGCGCGAGCACCCCGGACACCGCCGCCACCCGGGGCCCCGGCGCGCTCTCCGGAGCCTTCCCGGCGGTGCGCCCGCTGCCCGCCGCGTCCACCCCGCCCGCGGCGTCCGGCACGCAGCCGCCCGCGACGACGAAGACCAATGACCTGGGCCGTCCTCGTGTCACCGTGGAGCTGCCGGCGGTGAGCCCCGCGGACGCGGTCCGCACGCGTCCCACGGTGGAGCTGCCGGCGGTGTCCGCGCCCGCCCGCACCGTCACCGGTGAGATTCCCGCCGCCACCGCGTGGCCCAAGCTGCTGCCTCCGGCGGAGCGGCTGGCCATGGCGGTGCGGAAGATGACGCAGGGGGATTTCCCCGCCGCCATCCAGGGCGTGCAGCGCCTGCTGGTGGACGAGCCGAGTGACCTGGACGCGCTGCTCACGCTGGGCAACCTCTACTCGCTCACCGGGCGCATCACCGAGGCGCGGGAGGCGTTCGCCCAGGCCATCCAGCGCGAGCCGCTGTGCGTGGAGGCGCGCGTGTTCGGCGGCGTGGCCGCGCTGCAGGCCGGGGAGCTGCGGGAGGCGCGCTCGGAGCTGGGCAAGGCGCTCTTCCTGGAGCCCACGCTCGCCATCGGCCACTACCTGCTGGCGCAGGTGCAGGAGCGCAGCCACGACTCCGAGGCGGCCCGTCGCAGCTACCGCAACGCGATTGCGCAGCTGCGCTTCCCCCAGCGCACGCTGGCGGGGCACTACCCGGAGATGCTGGACTCGGCCGAGGCCATCTCCCGCGCGGCGCGCTATGCGCTCGCCGCGCTGGAGGAGCAGCCTCCGCACTGA
- a CDS encoding polyhydroxyalkanoic acid system family protein, producing MGMLKFDIPHSLPKDQVKQRVEELLRYWGGKYGVKADWQGEGAKIVGKVMGIQLDASFVITDKAVEGEGTDPGMLLRGQAKSYLQKKFGAVLDPSKSLDQVKSSLD from the coding sequence ATGGGCATGCTGAAGTTCGATATCCCCCACTCCCTGCCGAAGGACCAGGTGAAGCAGCGCGTCGAGGAGCTCCTCCGGTACTGGGGTGGCAAGTACGGAGTGAAGGCCGACTGGCAGGGCGAGGGCGCGAAGATTGTCGGCAAGGTGATGGGCATCCAGCTGGACGCCTCGTTCGTCATCACCGACAAGGCCGTCGAGGGCGAGGGCACGGACCCGGGCATGCTCCTGCGCGGGCAGGCCAAGTCCTACCTCCAGAAGAAGTTCGGCGCCGTGCTGGACCCCAGCAAGTCGCTGGACCAGGTGAAGTCCTCCCTGGACTGA
- a CDS encoding deoxyribodipyrimidine photo-lyase, which yields MPNGFSWSELDVDSARVVVIKDVPLPSSRRDFVLYWCMVNHRAEENHALDTAIALGNHLGLPVVVYQALRPDYPHASDRLHAWALEGMADLASAFASRGLPYWLELPRTTKQHRPRLAELGRRAAAVVSDLFPTYIIPGHLRGAAKALDVPLFAVDASCVVPMQRIATAQAGAYTLRPKLQKLWPEYLGRTLRARPVKAAAAGRALEPGFELADAKEARQELAAFHIDHKVAALEERGGRKAALKTLEAFLHGKLEGYDTERNDPGRAHQSGLSPFFHWGNLFAGEAARAAIRARGTDHPAVRSFLEELLVRRELGFNFCFHTPEDKQLSVQSLPGWARETLSTHQKDPREHLYSLEQLEHARTADGLWNAAQRELLERGRIHNYLRMLWGKKILEWSATPDEGLKRIAHLNDKYAVDGRDPASVANFMWVLGLHDRPFQERKVLGKVRPMSSPRTAEKFNLAPYMTRWGRPGDPPVKLKRSRRVQE from the coding sequence ATGCCCAACGGGTTCTCGTGGTCCGAGCTCGATGTCGACTCCGCGCGTGTGGTCGTCATCAAGGATGTCCCCCTGCCCTCCTCACGTCGGGACTTCGTCCTGTACTGGTGCATGGTCAACCATCGCGCCGAGGAGAACCACGCGCTCGATACCGCCATCGCGCTGGGCAATCACCTGGGGTTGCCCGTCGTCGTGTATCAAGCGCTGCGTCCGGACTACCCCCATGCGTCGGACCGGCTCCACGCGTGGGCGCTGGAGGGCATGGCGGACCTCGCGTCGGCCTTCGCGTCGCGCGGCCTGCCCTACTGGCTGGAGCTGCCGCGCACGACGAAGCAGCATCGCCCCCGACTGGCGGAGCTGGGCCGGCGCGCGGCGGCGGTGGTGTCCGACCTCTTCCCCACGTACATCATCCCGGGCCACCTGCGAGGCGCGGCCAAGGCATTGGATGTGCCGCTGTTCGCGGTGGATGCCTCGTGCGTGGTGCCCATGCAGCGCATCGCCACGGCGCAGGCCGGCGCGTACACGCTGCGGCCCAAGCTCCAGAAGCTGTGGCCCGAATACCTTGGACGAACGTTGCGCGCGCGTCCGGTGAAGGCCGCGGCCGCGGGGCGCGCGCTGGAGCCGGGCTTCGAGCTGGCCGACGCGAAGGAGGCCCGGCAGGAGCTGGCCGCCTTCCACATCGACCACAAGGTGGCGGCGCTCGAGGAGCGCGGTGGACGCAAGGCGGCGCTCAAGACGCTGGAGGCGTTCCTCCACGGCAAGCTCGAGGGCTACGACACCGAGCGCAATGACCCCGGCCGCGCGCACCAGTCGGGCCTGTCCCCCTTCTTCCACTGGGGCAACCTCTTCGCGGGCGAGGCGGCCCGGGCGGCCATCCGCGCGCGCGGCACGGACCACCCCGCGGTGAGGAGCTTCCTCGAGGAGCTGCTGGTGCGGCGCGAGCTGGGCTTCAACTTCTGCTTCCACACGCCCGAGGACAAGCAGCTCTCCGTGCAGTCACTGCCGGGCTGGGCGCGCGAGACGCTGTCCACGCATCAGAAGGACCCGCGCGAGCATCTGTACTCCCTGGAGCAACTGGAGCACGCGCGCACGGCGGACGGCCTGTGGAACGCGGCGCAGCGCGAGCTGCTGGAGCGCGGCCGCATCCACAACTACCTGCGCATGCTGTGGGGCAAGAAGATCCTCGAGTGGAGCGCCACGCCCGACGAGGGCCTGAAGCGCATCGCCCACCTCAACGACAAGTACGCGGTGGACGGCAGGGACCCCGCGAGCGTGGCCAACTTCATGTGGGTCCTGGGGCTGCATGACCGGCCGTTCCAGGAGCGCAAGGTGCTGGGCAAGGTGCGGCCGATGAGCTCGCCGCGCACGGCGGAGAAGTTCAACCTGGCGCCGTACATGACGCGCTGGGGGCGGCCCGGAGACCCGCCGGTGAAGCTCAAGCGCTCGCGCCGCGTCCAGGAGTGA
- a CDS encoding DUF1015 family protein has translation MARVHPFTALLTPLARTLEPSGYVPRSNAVPQPSHVRPLLEAANPTAELRRQRESGTLLRDARPALYVVEVHSPAGKLGGPPVRYLLCALRPDAGTPLEDDPYRPRAWEAEPAVTLTADDHGVFRGLLAEASERSTLVWEGDYDGHRLSLRRIEPSPVSKRIQAVLDEAPMRPLSALAEGGPTLAAVVPLSDPGLEVLPIHRALKGVETFKEETFLTLVTAYARVYELDEPLDTPRGLIAARERLATLITGHHAVLLVLPGGRGRILRFRQGLDLAHLKGAPRNPTLRSLDLALLNALVLRTVLGIREPEAAGHPQVFPVQGLETLVKGVESGTFQVGFALNPPPIWEVRAVMEAQATLPPRTLRVEPLPPAGLLFLDTEA, from the coding sequence ATGGCGCGCGTCCATCCCTTCACGGCCCTGCTGACCCCGCTGGCTCGGACCCTCGAGCCCAGCGGCTACGTGCCGCGCAGCAACGCGGTGCCCCAGCCTTCCCACGTCCGGCCCCTGCTGGAGGCCGCCAACCCCACGGCGGAGCTGCGACGCCAGCGGGAGTCGGGCACCTTGCTGCGCGACGCCCGGCCCGCGCTCTACGTGGTGGAGGTCCACAGCCCGGCGGGCAAGCTGGGCGGCCCCCCGGTCCGCTACCTGCTGTGCGCGCTGCGTCCGGACGCGGGCACCCCGCTGGAGGATGACCCGTACCGGCCCCGTGCCTGGGAGGCCGAGCCCGCCGTCACGCTGACCGCGGACGACCACGGGGTCTTCCGGGGCCTGCTGGCCGAGGCGAGCGAGCGCTCCACCCTGGTGTGGGAAGGGGACTACGACGGCCACCGGCTGTCGTTGCGCCGCATCGAGCCTTCCCCTGTCTCCAAGCGCATCCAGGCCGTGCTGGACGAGGCCCCCATGCGTCCGCTCAGCGCGCTGGCGGAAGGAGGGCCCACGCTGGCCGCGGTGGTTCCCCTGTCGGACCCGGGGCTGGAGGTGCTCCCCATCCACCGCGCGCTCAAGGGCGTGGAGACGTTCAAGGAGGAGACCTTCCTCACCCTCGTCACGGCCTACGCGCGGGTGTACGAGCTGGACGAGCCGCTCGACACACCGCGAGGGCTCATCGCCGCGCGGGAGCGGCTGGCGACGCTCATCACCGGGCACCACGCGGTGCTGCTGGTGTTGCCGGGCGGTCGTGGCCGCATCCTGCGCTTCCGGCAGGGGTTGGACCTGGCGCACCTGAAGGGCGCGCCGCGCAACCCGACGCTGCGCAGCCTGGACCTGGCGCTGCTCAACGCGCTGGTGCTGAGGACGGTGCTGGGCATCCGCGAGCCCGAGGCCGCGGGGCATCCCCAGGTCTTCCCGGTGCAGGGGCTGGAGACGCTGGTGAAGGGGGTGGAGTCCGGCACGTTCCAGGTGGGCTTCGCGCTCAATCCTCCGCCCATCTGGGAGGTGCGCGCGGTGATGGAGGCCCAGGCCACATTGCCGCCGAGGACGCTCCGCGTGGAGCCGCTGCCTCCGGCGGGCCTGCTGTTCCTCGACACGGAAGCCTAG
- a CDS encoding tRNA1(Val) (adenine(37)-N6)-methyltransferase codes for MRVLTHSAPDESGRSASELQAGPGETLDAICGGAVRVLQRRLGYRFTLDPLLLVHFAVSVGGAGRGRLMDLGTGCGIIPLVLACRWRGKDLLGLELQPGLFSLARRNVLLNHCEQEVSLVQGDLRRVDEQFPAGGFAQVLCNPPYRARATGHTSLSMEKALARHELACELSDVSRAAAHLLEPRGGLCMVYPASRFAELVTVLRVFGLEPCVVRWVHPRADRPAKLVLLHAVKGGHPELTVLPPLVVHTEEEHAFTDEVRAMVV; via the coding sequence GTGAGGGTGCTGACGCACAGCGCGCCGGACGAGTCGGGGCGCTCGGCGTCGGAGCTCCAGGCGGGGCCCGGCGAGACGCTGGATGCCATCTGTGGCGGCGCGGTGCGGGTGCTCCAGCGTCGGCTGGGCTATCGCTTCACGCTGGACCCGCTGTTGCTGGTGCACTTCGCGGTGTCGGTGGGCGGCGCGGGGCGCGGACGGCTGATGGACCTGGGCACGGGCTGCGGAATCATCCCGCTGGTGCTCGCCTGTCGCTGGCGTGGCAAGGACCTCCTCGGGCTCGAGCTGCAGCCCGGCCTGTTCTCCCTGGCGCGGCGCAACGTGCTGCTCAACCACTGCGAGCAGGAGGTGTCACTGGTGCAGGGGGATTTGCGGCGCGTGGACGAGCAGTTCCCGGCGGGCGGCTTCGCACAGGTGCTGTGCAATCCGCCTTACCGCGCGCGGGCGACGGGGCACACCAGCCTGTCCATGGAGAAGGCGCTGGCGAGGCATGAACTCGCGTGCGAGCTGTCGGACGTGTCGAGGGCCGCGGCGCACCTGCTCGAGCCCCGGGGTGGGCTGTGCATGGTGTACCCGGCGTCACGCTTCGCGGAGCTGGTGACGGTGCTGCGCGTCTTCGGGCTGGAGCCGTGCGTGGTGCGGTGGGTCCATCCCCGCGCGGACCGGCCCGCGAAGCTGGTGCTGCTGCACGCGGTGAAGGGCGGTCACCCGGAGCTGACCGTCCTGCCGCCGCTGGTGGTGCACACCGAGGAGGAGCACGCCTTCACGGACGAGGTGCGCGCCATGGTGGTGTGA